A genomic stretch from Theobroma cacao cultivar B97-61/B2 chromosome 4, Criollo_cocoa_genome_V2, whole genome shotgun sequence includes:
- the LOC18601921 gene encoding uncharacterized protein At1g66480, whose protein sequence is MGNSMGGRKKAKVMKIDGETFKLKTPVRAWDVVKDYPGHVLLDSEAVKHFGIRAKPLEPQQDLKPKKIYFLVELPKFPEEKAPRRVRSGGIHMSAKDRLECLMLSRRSVSDLSMVRPSSSLGSDGLGRSSGGMTVKMRLPKSQMAKLVEESRDGVEVAEKILDLYVENAGGGDTDNQMHLEAPWKPGLGSIGENFKAKREKRVSFIPQEEGEIRLANQL, encoded by the exons ATGGGGAACAGCATGGGAGGAAGAAAGAAGGCAAAGGTGATGAAAATTGATGGGGAAACGTTCAAGTTAAAGACTCCAGTTCGAGCTTGGGATGTAGTTAAGGACTATCCAGGGCATGTTTTATTGGATTCAGAGGCTGTAAAGCATTTTGGAATTCGTGCTAAGCCATTAGAGCCACAACAGGACCTGAAGCctaagaaaatttatttccTGGTAGAGTTGCCAAAGTTTCCAGAAGAGAAGGCACCTAGGAGGGTACGGTCAGGAGGCATTCATATGAGTGCTAAGGACAGGTTAGAGTGCTTGATGTTGTCAAGGAGATCGGTTTCTGACCTTTCCATGGTTAGACCATCATCGAGTCTTGGGTCCGATGGGCTCGGACGGAGTTCAGGGGGGATGACAGTGAAAATGAGGCTGCCAAAGTCTCAAATGGCGAAGTTGGTGGAGGAAAGCAGAGATGGTGTAGAGGTGGCTGAAAAGATTCTTGATCTTTACGTGGAAAACGCCGGCGGCGGCGACACCGATAATCAAATGCACCTGGAAGCACCGTGGAAACCTGGCCTTGGTAGCATTGGGGAAAATTTTAAGGCCAAACGAGAG AAGCGAGTGAGTTTTATTCCACAAGAAGAGGGAGAAATTCGTTTAGCCAACCAATTGTAG